One Phosphitispora fastidiosa DNA segment encodes these proteins:
- a CDS encoding glycosyltransferase family 4 protein: MNKSITEKAKHIVLRGIFKTGMALRPILDKILPKLLKNKLGSLNSWIIKTTFSSRNFKVNNNIDKNLRAGINLIGYVRAEMGIGESCRVAAKAIETTGIPFGIVNVSVGNPARMNDLSWRHREIASPLYNTNLIVINAEQIPIVYTHLGPSKFDGCYNIGYWAWELPDFPNEWCNSFNMVQEVWVPSKFVLESVSLKSPVPVIRIPHAIEVTYPHNINRSFFGLPDNQFLFLAMFDTHSTQARKNPEAVIEAFRFAFSKNGGSVGLVLKINNSKSCPEEIDKIKELIKGYSNIYLIDEIFSREIANALMNAVDCFVSLHRAEGFGLIMAEAMYLGKPVIGTNWSGNTDFMDSTNSCMVEYKIINVGNDFGPYKSYQVWADPDIEQAAKYMLRLVSDQEWREKIAKKGQENIHKNFSPKVVGQMIQNRLKRLGLLN, translated from the coding sequence ATGAACAAATCTATTACTGAGAAGGCAAAGCACATTGTGTTAAGGGGAATTTTTAAAACCGGGATGGCGCTAAGACCTATTTTAGATAAAATACTCCCGAAGTTACTGAAGAATAAATTAGGGAGTTTAAACTCTTGGATAATTAAGACCACCTTTTCTTCACGTAATTTCAAAGTCAATAATAATATTGATAAAAATTTAAGGGCAGGAATCAATCTAATCGGTTACGTCCGGGCTGAGATGGGAATTGGCGAATCATGCCGTGTTGCGGCGAAAGCAATCGAAACGACCGGAATACCTTTTGGAATAGTAAATGTTTCTGTGGGGAACCCGGCCAGAATGAATGATTTATCATGGCGGCACAGAGAAATAGCATCACCTTTATACAATACCAATTTGATAGTCATTAATGCTGAACAAATTCCTATTGTATATACCCACCTTGGGCCAAGCAAGTTTGACGGATGTTACAATATTGGCTATTGGGCCTGGGAGCTGCCTGATTTTCCTAATGAGTGGTGTAATAGTTTTAATATGGTTCAGGAAGTATGGGTACCTTCAAAATTTGTTTTAGAGTCAGTTTCTCTTAAATCCCCGGTACCGGTTATCAGAATACCTCATGCCATAGAAGTAACTTATCCCCATAATATTAATCGCAGCTTTTTTGGCTTGCCCGATAATCAATTTTTATTTCTTGCAATGTTTGATACTCATAGTACCCAGGCGAGAAAAAACCCAGAGGCTGTGATTGAAGCATTCAGATTTGCTTTTAGTAAAAATGGCGGTTCTGTGGGTCTGGTTTTAAAAATAAATAACTCAAAAAGCTGTCCGGAAGAAATTGATAAGATCAAAGAGTTGATTAAGGGATACAGTAACATATACCTTATTGACGAAATCTTTAGCCGTGAAATAGCTAATGCTTTGATGAATGCAGTTGACTGCTTTGTATCTCTACATAGGGCGGAAGGGTTTGGCCTTATTATGGCGGAAGCTATGTACCTGGGTAAACCGGTTATTGGAACCAATTGGTCAGGAAATACGGATTTTATGGATAGTACAAATTCCTGTATGGTGGAGTATAAAATAATTAATGTTGGTAATGATTTCGGGCCATATAAATCTTATCAGGTTTGGGCTGACCCTGATATTGAGCAGGCAGCAAAGTATATGTTAAGGCTTGTTTCCGACCAGGAATGGCGGGAAAAGATTGCAAAAAAAGGACAAGAAAATATTCATAAAAATTTTTCTCCAAAAGTTGTGGGGCAAATGATTCAGAATCGTTTGAAACGGTTAGGATTGTTGAATTAG
- a CDS encoding class I SAM-dependent methyltransferase: protein MKDVNPNVKSIVNLIKKNLPDTFNSNGSSAETEGVYDTSELIKAAKAYNDTWHYELHRPLVSNRKFVGKIIVFFKKVIRRILHPWLTKPLFEDQIRFNSSVTWALNEIKENLESINRDMIEIKQEKDSSKNLINEMTTNINKLKVEMTNKLEKTLNCIKPITEQIRDVNELQDFDYLLFENRFRGERSDIKKRQTIYLKYFSNQENVFDIGCGRGEFVELLKEHKISVQGIDVNEDMVALCQSLNLPVTKAEALNYLEELPDNSVGGIFLGQVVEHLKPRDLIEIIKLAYQKLRHGACLIAETPNPLTLGIFSSFFYQDITHYQPVHPETLKFIFETSGFKPLDVIFLSPFPEESKLELLVDNENLSETEKLNKNIEKLNSLLFNSQDYAVVGWKQA, encoded by the coding sequence ATGAAAGACGTCAATCCAAATGTTAAAAGTATTGTTAATTTAATAAAGAAGAATTTGCCTGACACTTTTAATAGTAATGGCAGCAGCGCTGAAACAGAAGGTGTTTACGATACATCGGAACTTATAAAGGCCGCTAAAGCGTATAATGATACATGGCATTATGAGCTCCATAGACCCTTGGTTTCTAATAGAAAGTTTGTCGGAAAGATAATTGTCTTTTTTAAAAAAGTTATTCGTAGAATTCTTCATCCATGGTTAACGAAGCCCTTATTTGAAGATCAGATTAGGTTTAATAGTTCAGTAACTTGGGCATTAAACGAAATCAAAGAAAATTTAGAGAGTATTAACAGAGATATGATAGAAATAAAACAGGAGAAAGACTCCTCAAAGAATTTGATTAATGAGATGACAACAAATATTAATAAGTTGAAAGTAGAAATGACTAATAAACTCGAAAAGACTTTGAACTGTATTAAACCAATTACAGAACAAATCAGAGATGTAAATGAGTTACAGGACTTTGATTACTTACTATTTGAAAATAGATTTAGAGGTGAACGTTCAGACATAAAAAAAAGACAGACCATTTATCTAAAGTACTTTTCGAATCAAGAGAATGTATTTGATATCGGGTGTGGCAGAGGTGAATTTGTTGAACTTTTAAAGGAACATAAGATATCAGTTCAAGGAATAGATGTAAATGAAGACATGGTGGCACTTTGCCAAAGTTTAAATTTACCTGTCACTAAAGCAGAGGCCTTAAATTATTTGGAAGAACTTCCCGATAATTCTGTAGGAGGCATCTTTTTGGGGCAAGTTGTTGAACATCTAAAACCAAGGGACTTGATAGAGATTATAAAATTAGCTTATCAAAAATTAAGACATGGGGCTTGTCTAATTGCAGAAACGCCCAATCCCCTAACTTTGGGTATATTTAGCAGCTTCTTTTACCAGGATATTACTCACTATCAACCGGTACATCCAGAAACTTTGAAATTTATTTTTGAAACTTCGGGGTTTAAGCCTCTCGATGTTATATTTCTTTCTCCTTTCCCAGAAGAGTCCAAGCTTGAGTTATTAGTGGATAACGAGAATTTATCAGAAACGGAAAAGTTAAACAAAAATATTGAAAAATTAAACAGTTTGTTATTTAATAGTCAAGATTATGCCGTGGTTGGCTGGAAACAAGCTTGA
- a CDS encoding ArnT family glycosyltransferase, with product MSKVKKLLIAVMVFAFFLKIGISLYMKSPWIFADEVIYFKQAQLIFENFNFLYTTEFAQTYPFAYSLIISPAFLLKDPNDVYHAMLIINALLSTLSSVVAFLLIRKFIKNEYKAVAIAFIIAFIPAIFIYTFTLMSENLYNLLFLLSIYLVYVSFETEKKIYWASTGLIIALSILTRMFALILIPAILISVLAYFIHNLENIKKAIPNIICLFIGLVIGLLPKFVQANTQVTGYNNRIYLDNLLSMFSNTENFELMMKLILNEINYLFISSLGILFVATLYIIISAFKKNTGSNEKGVMIYFISSVIFSIVLTVAHMYIAASNPSHSEHLSYFVFGRYIEPLVPVLFIFGFIGLEKLNLKSKIFLVLSCLLIFFIIIFTFPKSHYKFPNMFSLWFTQVNLRFLSIAVFAYILSVTVLLSNIRFRYKVVPTLIILFLFNFAPLFKIVKSSSNAREFIVASWFYENKIYDKKIYIDEQRYHPTQYFGTLFWARRNSVHVLSLKEIKDYKNGFFITTELLPYKIVRSEKDYKLYNLAGNLVSDNLKEYINFGENDENAHFEGFYGSEHNSKFSFRWTNGSAKILFPVKSRNVNYELQFRASSRPDITPSDMGIFVNGQPISRIKTVKGIHTYTIKISKGIIKKIPDEYFELSIFNKPFNPKELDISQDNRDLGLAFDWISLKED from the coding sequence TTGAGCAAAGTAAAAAAGTTACTTATAGCAGTAATGGTTTTTGCATTTTTTTTAAAAATCGGCATTTCCCTTTATATGAAGTCACCATGGATATTTGCCGATGAAGTCATTTATTTTAAGCAAGCGCAACTTATTTTTGAAAATTTTAATTTCCTCTATACTACGGAGTTTGCTCAAACATATCCTTTTGCATATTCTTTAATTATTTCACCAGCATTTTTATTAAAAGATCCCAATGATGTTTATCATGCTATGTTAATAATAAATGCGCTATTATCAACCCTAAGTAGTGTGGTGGCATTTTTGCTTATTCGGAAATTTATAAAAAACGAATATAAGGCAGTGGCAATTGCATTTATAATTGCATTTATACCTGCTATTTTTATTTATACATTCACTTTAATGAGTGAAAATCTATATAACCTTCTGTTTTTATTATCTATTTACTTAGTTTATGTTTCTTTTGAAACCGAGAAGAAAATATATTGGGCTTCTACCGGATTAATAATTGCTCTGTCAATCTTGACAAGAATGTTTGCTTTAATACTAATACCAGCGATATTAATTAGTGTTTTGGCTTATTTCATCCATAATCTAGAAAACATTAAAAAGGCAATTCCTAATATTATCTGCTTATTTATTGGGTTAGTAATAGGTTTATTGCCTAAATTTGTACAGGCAAATACTCAAGTTACCGGATATAATAATAGGATTTACTTAGATAACTTATTAAGTATGTTTAGTAATACTGAAAATTTTGAACTTATGATGAAACTAATTCTTAATGAAATTAATTACCTATTCATTTCGAGCCTTGGAATTTTATTTGTTGCCACGTTATATATAATCATTTCTGCATTTAAAAAGAACACTGGTAGCAATGAAAAAGGTGTGATGATATATTTCATATCAAGTGTAATTTTTTCAATAGTACTAACGGTTGCCCATATGTATATAGCTGCCTCAAATCCTAGTCACAGCGAGCATTTATCTTATTTTGTTTTTGGAAGATATATCGAACCGCTTGTGCCAGTTCTGTTTATATTTGGATTTATTGGTTTGGAAAAGCTGAATCTTAAGTCTAAAATATTCCTAGTGTTAAGTTGTCTTCTTATTTTTTTTATTATCATTTTTACATTCCCTAAAAGCCATTATAAATTTCCGAATATGTTTAGTTTATGGTTTACACAAGTTAATTTGCGTTTTTTATCAATAGCGGTTTTTGCTTATATATTATCTGTCACTGTTCTGCTATCAAATATAAGATTCAGATATAAAGTTGTTCCGACTTTAATTATATTATTTTTATTTAACTTTGCCCCCTTGTTCAAAATAGTTAAAAGTTCATCTAATGCAAGAGAATTTATTGTTGCTTCGTGGTTTTATGAAAACAAAATATATGATAAAAAAATATATATTGATGAGCAGCGATATCATCCCACCCAGTATTTTGGAACGTTATTTTGGGCTAGAAGAAATTCGGTTCATGTTCTTAGTTTGAAGGAAATTAAAGATTATAAAAATGGATTTTTTATAACTACCGAACTTCTACCATATAAAATTGTAAGAAGTGAGAAGGATTATAAGTTATATAATTTAGCTGGTAATCTTGTTTCGGACAATCTAAAGGAATATATTAATTTTGGCGAAAATGATGAAAATGCTCATTTTGAAGGATTTTATGGTTCGGAACATAATAGTAAATTTAGCTTTAGATGGACGAATGGGAGTGCAAAAATACTTTTTCCAGTGAAAAGCCGTAATGTAAATTACGAACTTCAATTTAGAGCCAGTAGCAGGCCTGACATTACACCTTCGGATATGGGGATATTTGTAAACGGGCAACCAATTAGCCGGATTAAAACCGTTAAAGGAATTCATACCTACACTATTAAAATAAGTAAGGGGATTATTAAAAAAATACCAGACGAGTATTTTGAGCTTTCAATCTTCAATAAACCTTTTAATCCAAAAGAGTTAGATATTAGCCAAGATAACCGTGATTTAGGCTTGGCGTTTGATTGGATATCTCTAAAAGAAGATTGA
- a CDS encoding glycosyltransferase family 4 protein yields MKKNKRVVICTAQVPFVSGGAELHVEALNRELLKRGFNSTIVRVPFKWYPKVEIMKHAFAWRLLDLSESNGMKIDLVIPTKFPSYGIKHENKVTWLIHQFRQIYDLYGTQYSDFTNDPEDIEIRDMIIRFDNRTLSESKKIFTNAQNTADRLKKYNGIQGQALYHPPQHVGNYYCGEYGKYVLSIGRLDSIKRVDVLINAMKYVKSDIQCLIGGIGPDKEKLEKMVYKNKLEHRVKFLGFVDDKDLIDLYANCLAVYYAPFDEDYGYVTLEAFLSKKPVITTYDAGGVLEFVEDEVNGFVTEGNPKEIAYKIDYLVGHKSICMEYGHNGWKKASPISWDVVIDKLTSTIR; encoded by the coding sequence GTGAAAAAGAATAAGAGGGTGGTAATATGTACTGCTCAGGTTCCCTTTGTAAGTGGGGGTGCGGAACTCCATGTTGAAGCACTAAATAGAGAGCTTTTAAAAAGAGGTTTTAATTCAACTATCGTACGTGTTCCATTTAAGTGGTATCCTAAGGTGGAAATAATGAAGCATGCTTTTGCATGGCGGTTATTGGATTTAAGCGAAAGCAATGGGATGAAGATTGATTTAGTAATACCGACAAAATTTCCATCGTACGGGATAAAGCATGAAAACAAAGTAACCTGGTTAATTCATCAGTTTCGGCAAATCTACGACCTTTACGGGACCCAGTATTCAGATTTTACCAATGATCCTGAGGATATTGAAATAAGGGATATGATTATAAGGTTTGATAACAGAACTCTTTCAGAATCTAAAAAGATTTTCACCAATGCCCAAAATACTGCAGATAGACTGAAAAAATATAACGGTATACAAGGACAAGCTCTCTACCATCCACCACAGCATGTTGGTAATTACTATTGCGGTGAATATGGGAAGTATGTTCTTTCCATTGGACGACTTGATTCTATAAAAAGGGTCGATGTGTTGATTAATGCTATGAAATACGTGAAAAGTGATATACAGTGTCTAATTGGCGGGATTGGTCCTGATAAAGAAAAACTGGAAAAAATGGTTTACAAAAATAAGTTAGAGCATAGGGTGAAATTTTTAGGCTTTGTGGATGATAAAGATTTGATAGATTTATATGCTAATTGCCTTGCAGTATATTATGCCCCTTTTGATGAAGATTATGGTTATGTAACTTTGGAGGCTTTTCTTTCTAAGAAACCGGTTATAACCACTTACGATGCCGGGGGGGTTTTGGAGTTTGTTGAAGACGAAGTTAATGGTTTTGTTACCGAAGGTAATCCAAAAGAAATAGCTTATAAGATAGATTATTTGGTTGGTCATAAAAGTATTTGTATGGAGTATGGCCACAATGGTTGGAAGAAAGCATCCCCAATTAGTTGGGATGTAGTAATTGATAAATTAACTTCAACAATTAGATAA
- a CDS encoding class I SAM-dependent methyltransferase — translation MNIKNTQPSLLNALTIRNSFNHYNQWIYNKIKKFLGEKIMDVGSGTGNLVELFLPHSDYVLCTDLFPENIDYMKNRFKNNKNVGYILGDFVETDLCLEDYLLDTISCINVLEHIEEDYKALEIMKNILQPHGRIILLVPAFQFLYGTMDIASGHHRRYDSGVLIKFAEELHLKILDNFYFNIFGIIPWYINGKLLKKNKPYSETLGQKKIGLYNKVVPVLEKLDEFNPFPIGISEIIVLQKD, via the coding sequence ATGAACATAAAAAATACACAACCCAGTTTATTAAATGCGTTAACAATAAGAAATAGTTTTAACCATTATAATCAGTGGATATATAATAAAATTAAAAAATTTCTTGGGGAAAAGATTATGGATGTTGGTTCTGGAACAGGGAACCTTGTTGAGTTGTTTCTTCCTCATTCTGACTACGTTTTATGCACAGACCTGTTTCCGGAAAATATTGATTATATGAAAAACAGATTTAAAAACAACAAAAATGTTGGGTATATATTAGGTGATTTTGTTGAAACAGACTTATGCCTTGAAGACTATTTATTGGATACAATTTCATGTATTAATGTTCTGGAACATATAGAAGAGGATTATAAGGCGTTAGAAATTATGAAAAACATTTTACAGCCCCATGGGAGAATAATATTACTTGTTCCTGCTTTTCAGTTCTTGTACGGCACTATGGATATAGCATCGGGTCACCATAGAAGATATGATTCCGGGGTCTTAATAAAATTTGCAGAGGAACTCCATTTAAAAATTTTGGATAATTTTTATTTTAACATTTTTGGAATCATTCCTTGGTATATCAATGGTAAGCTTTTAAAAAAAAACAAACCTTATTCTGAAACACTGGGCCAAAAAAAAATTGGCCTATATAATAAAGTAGTGCCTGTGCTTGAAAAACTAGATGAATTTAATCCCTTTCCAATAGGTATTTCTGAAATAATTGTTTTACAAAAGGATTGA
- a CDS encoding glycosyltransferase family 4 protein, translating to MKVAYFSPLNPQKSGISDYSEELLLHLKKYLDIHLFIDGFKLSNKVIKEKFPIFNIKEFEYQHAKNKYKACIYHIGNNHQFHENIYLHALKYAGIVIMHDYAIHHLMAGMLLQKGKTAEYLEEIRYNNGEEGAKEAQKSLKGEIAPLWETSSIDYPMNKRIINSARGIIVHSKFVQRLINKIRPDVPIRVIPHHCANILENPDEAKAVARKILGVDIKTIVLASFGHIVPAKRIDTVLRALKRLSNEYPDFIYYLIGEQAKGYNLKSLVKELGLSNKVIFTGYTDLGTFKEYMKATDICINLRYPIQGETSGSLLRLMGMGKPVVVSNVGSFAELPLGTVEKIDVDDTEEDQLVQVLRKFFKNLSLIQEVGEKALGYVKSNCSLENSAFRYSNFVEEVVNIQGELETISAQKIIREIAKDMAQIGVIKYNNDLIYKFANLLNEIGIT from the coding sequence ATGAAAGTAGCTTACTTCTCCCCTTTAAACCCCCAAAAGTCAGGTATTTCCGACTATAGTGAAGAACTTTTATTACATTTAAAAAAGTACCTGGATATTCATCTTTTTATAGATGGCTTTAAGCTCAGTAACAAAGTTATCAAAGAGAAATTTCCAATCTTTAACATTAAGGAGTTTGAATATCAACACGCTAAGAACAAATACAAAGCTTGTATCTATCATATTGGAAACAACCATCAGTTTCATGAGAACATCTATTTACATGCTTTAAAGTATGCTGGAATTGTTATCATGCATGACTATGCAATCCACCATTTGATGGCAGGGATGCTGCTGCAAAAAGGTAAAACGGCAGAGTATTTAGAAGAAATTAGATACAATAATGGTGAAGAAGGTGCAAAAGAGGCACAAAAGTCTTTAAAGGGTGAAATTGCGCCACTTTGGGAAACATCTTCAATTGATTATCCTATGAACAAAAGGATAATTAATTCTGCAAGGGGGATTATTGTACATTCCAAGTTTGTACAAAGGTTAATTAATAAGATTCGGCCAGACGTACCGATTAGGGTCATTCCACACCATTGCGCAAATATTTTGGAAAATCCGGATGAAGCGAAAGCAGTTGCCCGGAAAATACTTGGAGTAGATATAAAAACCATTGTTTTGGCTTCATTTGGTCATATCGTTCCGGCTAAACGTATTGATACGGTACTAAGGGCACTTAAAAGGCTGAGTAATGAATATCCTGATTTCATTTATTACCTTATAGGTGAGCAGGCAAAAGGATATAACTTAAAGAGCCTGGTAAAGGAATTGGGTCTTTCAAATAAAGTAATATTTACAGGATATACGGATTTAGGTACATTTAAGGAGTACATGAAAGCCACAGACATATGCATAAACTTGCGTTATCCTATTCAAGGAGAGACTTCGGGCAGTTTGCTACGACTTATGGGGATGGGAAAACCTGTAGTAGTTTCGAATGTCGGCTCGTTTGCCGAACTGCCTTTGGGTACTGTTGAAAAAATTGATGTCGATGACACTGAAGAGGATCAGCTTGTACAGGTGTTGAGAAAATTTTTTAAAAACTTATCTTTGATTCAAGAGGTTGGAGAAAAGGCTCTAGGTTATGTTAAGAGTAACTGTTCATTGGAAAACTCAGCCTTTAGATACAGCAACTTTGTTGAAGAGGTTGTAAATATACAGGGAGAGCTTGAAACAATATCAGCACAAAAAATTATAAGGGAAATCGCCAAGGACATGGCTCAAATAGGAGTGATTAAGTATAATAATGATCTAATTTATAAATTCGCTAATTTGTTAAACGAAATTGGGATAACTTAG
- a CDS encoding lysylphosphatidylglycerol synthase transmembrane domain-containing protein: MKFKKILPVILTVFIFSFFFHFISFSQLIIMFEKLSWISVVTAATLYFISNYFRAERFRLLSGQPISIVQMLRIVFFYGFYNKVLPFRTGEISYVFLMKRSNNSTYTESLSALLITRIYDILSAFFLLLIALFFARKVVSFFHPSLIAGLLLVIVVILLNLPFIFKIIESIFHRALISGRFGISSEKLQNYNNRIKFLIDWFTKANNSRVMIKLIVSSFLMWLSLYGTFFVLMGQLGFHLPFSRVVIGSVFANFSNLLPVSGVGGFGTMEAGWAVGFTLLGVNRNDAIATGIVVNLFIFLCTVGFALVALLIVIYTKRYLHSSDKEEM; this comes from the coding sequence TTGAAATTTAAAAAAATACTGCCTGTTATATTAACAGTTTTTATATTTAGTTTTTTCTTCCACTTTATCAGTTTTAGTCAGCTGATTATTATGTTTGAAAAGCTGTCCTGGATATCAGTTGTTACTGCTGCAACTTTATATTTCATAAGCAATTACTTCCGCGCAGAAAGGTTCCGCCTTTTATCCGGGCAACCAATAAGTATAGTTCAAATGCTGCGGATTGTATTTTTCTATGGGTTCTACAATAAGGTGCTACCCTTTAGAACTGGAGAGATTTCATATGTTTTTCTAATGAAAAGGTCTAATAATTCCACTTATACTGAAAGCTTGTCTGCGCTTTTGATAACACGTATATACGATATTTTATCAGCTTTTTTTTTATTGCTTATAGCTCTCTTTTTCGCCCGCAAAGTAGTCTCATTTTTCCATCCGTCTTTAATTGCCGGTTTACTGTTAGTGATTGTTGTCATTTTATTGAACTTACCTTTTATATTTAAAATTATTGAATCAATATTCCATAGGGCTCTGATATCTGGCCGATTTGGAATAAGTTCAGAAAAACTGCAGAATTACAATAATAGAATTAAATTTTTAATTGACTGGTTTACAAAAGCGAATAATTCCAGAGTCATGATAAAATTAATAGTATCGTCTTTTTTAATGTGGCTCAGTCTTTATGGAACATTTTTTGTACTCATGGGCCAACTAGGTTTTCACTTACCGTTTAGCAGGGTGGTTATTGGATCAGTGTTCGCAAATTTTTCTAATTTATTGCCGGTTAGCGGGGTAGGTGGGTTTGGGACAATGGAGGCAGGATGGGCAGTAGGGTTTACTTTGCTTGGCGTAAATCGCAATGATGCAATAGCCACAGGTATTGTCGTTAATTTATTTATTTTTTTGTGTACAGTTGGTTTTGCTTTAGTTGCTTTATTAATTGTTATTTACACAAAAAGATATTTGCATAGTTCTGATAAGGAGGAAATGTAA
- a CDS encoding ABC transporter ATP-binding protein: protein MAVIEVKNLWKKYRLYHEKRPSLKETVLFKGRGRWEDFWVLKNINLEIEKGTTVGLIGENGSGKSTLLKLLTKIIYPNEGELNIKGRVSSLLELGAGFHPDFTGRENIYFNSSIFGLTKKEIDKRVDDIISFSELRDFIDNPVRSYSSGMYMRLAFATAINVDPDILLIDEVLAVGDAAFQKKCFNRIKDFKNQKKTIVFVSHDHSIVEKLCNKAAWLHNGELKFFGDTKEAVNLYLDCLSSKQEKRMAVEHDSEPEIVEHNETTVNIDNVRKGPERWGSGEIMITDVKMFGIERREKYFFETGEPMEVAIHYRVQRMVNNPVFGVGFFRNDGLQCYGTNTFIDKINTDDLQLEGVIKFQADSMNLLEGKYYLDVAVHDDHGWAYDYIVRRCTFEVASRTIDAGVARIPHKWIINNLEVL, encoded by the coding sequence ATGGCTGTAATAGAAGTAAAAAATCTCTGGAAGAAATATCGGTTATATCACGAAAAAAGGCCTTCTCTTAAAGAGACGGTTTTATTCAAAGGAAGAGGCCGATGGGAAGATTTTTGGGTATTAAAAAATATTAACCTGGAAATTGAAAAAGGAACGACTGTAGGTTTAATAGGTGAAAATGGGTCTGGGAAGAGTACATTACTTAAACTATTAACCAAAATTATTTATCCAAATGAAGGAGAACTTAATATTAAAGGCCGTGTATCAAGTTTGTTGGAACTAGGTGCTGGATTTCATCCTGACTTTACCGGTAGAGAAAATATTTATTTTAATTCTTCTATTTTTGGACTTACCAAGAAGGAAATTGATAAAAGAGTTGATGATATAATCAGTTTTTCGGAATTGAGAGATTTTATTGACAATCCGGTACGTAGTTATTCATCTGGTATGTATATGAGACTGGCTTTTGCTACTGCGATTAATGTTGATCCTGATATTTTGCTTATAGACGAGGTATTAGCTGTTGGGGATGCAGCTTTTCAGAAAAAATGCTTTAACCGGATTAAAGACTTCAAAAACCAGAAAAAAACTATTGTTTTTGTTTCCCATGACCACAGTATTGTTGAAAAGCTTTGTAATAAAGCTGCTTGGTTGCATAATGGTGAATTAAAATTTTTTGGTGATACAAAGGAAGCAGTAAACTTATATTTGGATTGTTTATCAAGTAAACAGGAAAAGCGAATGGCAGTTGAACACGATTCTGAACCGGAAATAGTTGAGCATAATGAAACAACAGTTAACATTGATAATGTTAGAAAAGGACCTGAACGATGGGGTAGTGGGGAAATCATGATAACAGATGTTAAAATGTTTGGTATAGAACGAAGAGAAAAATACTTTTTTGAAACTGGGGAGCCTATGGAGGTTGCAATTCATTATAGAGTACAACGAATGGTTAATAATCCTGTTTTTGGGGTGGGATTTTTTCGGAATGATGGGTTGCAGTGTTATGGTACAAATACCTTTATTGACAAAATCAATACTGATGATTTGCAACTAGAGGGTGTTATAAAGTTTCAGGCTGATTCTATGAATTTATTAGAGGGTAAATACTATCTTGATGTTGCAGTACACGACGACCATGGTTGGGCTTATGATTACATAGTCAGAAGATGTACTTTTGAAGTAGCTTCCAGAACAATAGATGCCGGAGTAGCCAGGATACCACACAAATGGATAATAAATAACTTAGAGGTGCTTTAA
- a CDS encoding ABC transporter permease produces the protein MVIKELRQRYKGSILGFLWTFLNPFLMLVVYSLVFSTIMRIDMDNYSYFLFAGLLPWMFFSNSILISAGVVVQNSNLIKKIYFPREILPISVTLSGLVNYILSFIILIPAMLIFKIQPTEAIIALPIVVIIQLVMVMGFSLWIAGLNVYFRDLEHILSVFLMAWFYLTPIIYPLKMIPEKYLMLINLNPVAPVMIAYQDILYYGVFPKWTHLGYDLLFSVILLFTGLVVYARLKRNFAEEI, from the coding sequence ATGGTTATCAAGGAGTTGCGACAAAGATATAAGGGGTCAATATTGGGATTCCTTTGGACGTTCCTGAATCCTTTTTTAATGCTGGTTGTCTACAGTCTGGTGTTTTCCACTATCATGAGGATTGATATGGATAATTATTCCTATTTTTTATTTGCAGGTTTGCTACCCTGGATGTTTTTTTCAAACTCTATTTTAATTAGTGCTGGCGTAGTAGTTCAAAATTCAAACCTAATAAAGAAGATATATTTCCCACGTGAGATTTTGCCTATATCTGTAACTTTGTCAGGATTGGTAAACTACATTCTGAGTTTTATAATATTAATACCGGCCATGTTGATTTTTAAAATTCAACCTACCGAGGCTATAATAGCATTACCTATCGTAGTAATTATACAACTGGTTATGGTCATGGGTTTTTCTTTGTGGATTGCTGGTTTGAACGTCTATTTCCGTGATTTAGAGCATATTCTATCAGTATTTTTAATGGCGTGGTTTTATTTAACTCCAATAATTTATCCTTTAAAAATGATACCCGAAAAATATTTAATGCTAATTAATTTGAACCCTGTTGCGCCCGTTATGATAGCTTATCAGGATATCCTATATTATGGTGTTTTTCCTAAATGGACTCACTTAGGCTATGATTTATTATTTTCAGTAATTTTGCTATTTACCGGATTAGTAGTTTACGCACGATTAAAACGAAATTTTGCGGAAGAAATTTGA